In Paraburkholderia flagellata, a genomic segment contains:
- the ilvD gene encoding dihydroxy-acid dehydratase, producing the protein MPAYRSKTSTAGRNMAGARSLWRATGMKDEDFAKPIIAVVNSFTQFVPGHVHLKDLGQLVAREIEAAGGVAKEFNTIAVDDGIAMGHDGMLYSLPSRDIIADSVEYMVNAHCADAMVCISNCDKITPGMLMAAMRLNIPVIFVSGGPMEAGKTRLANPVTKAIEVKKLDLIDAMVIAADTKYSDAEVAEVERSACPTCGSCSGMFTANSMNCLTEALGLSLPGNGTVVATHADREQLFKRAGRRIVELARQYYEQEDERVLPRSVGFKAFENAMTLDIAMGGSTNTILHLLAIAQEAGIDFGMTDIDRLSRVVPQLCKVAPNTNKYHIEDVHRAGGIMAILGELERAGKLHTDVPTVHTPTLGDALEQWDIKRTQDEAVKTFYMAGPAGVPSQVAFSQNTRWPSLDSDRAEGCIRSYEHAFSKEGGLAVLTGNIALDGCVVKTAGVDDSILVFEGTAHVTESQDEAVENILADKVKAGDVVIVRYEGPKGGPGMQEMLYPTSYIKSKGLGKACALLTDGRFSGGTSGLSIGHCSPEAAAGGAIGLVRDGDKIRIDIPNRTINVLVSDEELARRREEQNARGWKPAKARPRKVSAALKAYAKLVMSADKGAVRDLSLLDD; encoded by the coding sequence ATGCCCGCATACCGTTCCAAAACCTCCACCGCCGGCCGCAACATGGCAGGTGCGCGCTCCCTCTGGCGCGCCACCGGCATGAAAGACGAAGACTTTGCCAAGCCGATCATCGCGGTCGTCAACTCGTTCACCCAGTTCGTTCCCGGCCATGTGCACCTGAAAGACCTCGGCCAGCTCGTTGCGCGCGAAATCGAAGCCGCGGGCGGCGTGGCCAAGGAATTCAACACCATCGCCGTCGATGACGGCATCGCCATGGGCCACGACGGCATGCTCTATTCGCTGCCGAGCCGCGACATCATCGCGGATTCGGTGGAATACATGGTCAATGCGCATTGCGCCGACGCCATGGTGTGCATCTCGAACTGCGACAAGATCACGCCGGGCATGCTCATGGCCGCCATGCGCCTGAACATTCCCGTGATATTCGTCTCGGGCGGCCCGATGGAAGCGGGCAAGACGCGTCTCGCGAACCCCGTCACCAAGGCGATCGAAGTCAAGAAGCTCGACCTGATCGACGCCATGGTGATCGCCGCGGATACCAAGTACTCCGACGCCGAAGTGGCCGAAGTCGAGCGCTCCGCCTGCCCGACCTGCGGTTCGTGCTCGGGCATGTTCACGGCCAACTCGATGAACTGCCTGACCGAGGCGCTGGGCCTCTCGCTGCCCGGCAACGGCACCGTGGTCGCCACGCACGCGGACCGCGAACAGCTCTTCAAGCGCGCTGGCCGCCGCATCGTCGAACTCGCGCGCCAGTACTACGAGCAGGAAGACGAGCGCGTGCTGCCGCGCTCGGTGGGTTTCAAGGCGTTCGAAAACGCCATGACGCTCGACATCGCCATGGGCGGTTCGACCAACACGATCCTCCACTTGCTGGCCATCGCGCAGGAAGCGGGCATCGACTTCGGCATGACCGACATCGACCGCCTTTCGCGCGTCGTGCCGCAGCTGTGCAAGGTTGCGCCGAACACGAACAAGTACCACATCGAAGACGTGCACCGCGCTGGCGGCATCATGGCGATCCTTGGCGAGCTGGAGCGCGCGGGCAAGCTGCACACCGATGTGCCGACCGTGCACACGCCGACGCTCGGCGACGCGCTCGAGCAATGGGATATCAAGCGCACGCAGGACGAAGCGGTCAAGACGTTCTACATGGCCGGTCCGGCTGGCGTTCCCAGCCAGGTCGCGTTCAGCCAGAACACCCGTTGGCCGAGCCTCGACTCGGACCGTGCCGAAGGCTGCATCCGCTCCTATGAGCACGCGTTCTCGAAGGAAGGCGGCCTGGCCGTGCTGACGGGCAACATCGCGCTCGACGGCTGTGTCGTGAAGACGGCAGGTGTGGACGACAGCATCCTCGTGTTCGAAGGTACGGCTCACGTGACCGAGTCGCAGGACGAGGCGGTGGAAAACATCCTCGCCGACAAGGTCAAGGCCGGCGACGTGGTGATCGTGCGCTATGAAGGCCCGAAGGGCGGCCCCGGCATGCAGGAAATGCTCTACCCGACGAGCTACATCAAGTCGAAGGGCCTCGGCAAGGCGTGCGCGCTCTTGACCGACGGCCGCTTCTCGGGCGGCACCTCGGGCCTGTCGATCGGCCACTGCTCGCCGGAAGCGGCAGCGGGCGGCGCGATCGGCCTCGTGCGCGACGGCGACAAAATCCGCATCGACATTCCGAATCGCACGATCAACGTGCTGGTCTCGGACGAGGAAC
- a CDS encoding alkaline phosphatase family protein has translation MPMQNIKHVVVVMFENRSFDTMLGGLYANGGSPTHFLPAASAEQPFDGLKAGLSNPTRAGGTIAATIPASTATLPDPDPQETFANVRIQLLGNATGAAPMSGFVQDYETTATTDASQVMQCHSPDQLKVLSTLAREYAVSDAWFASVPSQTWPNRAFAHAGTSNGHVDNGSPPDPFEWQVRTIFNVMSDVDASWAVYSAALVAPSLTLTMFPTLWDPKYKANFQRFGNFVSACQNNTLPQYSFIEPRFLLDPNDQHPPHDVYAGESFLYDIWNAVSTSPAWPETLLVITYDEHGGTYDHVLPPANAVAPDAASNPGDQNFAFDSFGVRVPAVVVSPYIAPGTVFRSTNATPYDHTSILATLRDWLDIAPADMLASQRVAAAPTLAPLLTLDTPRADLPAITAPPASGFIATSLARPLNDLQKSLVSGTARRSGLDPAATLGAMPTRQHAVDFFHNLLASGQP, from the coding sequence ATGCCCATGCAGAACATCAAGCACGTCGTTGTCGTGATGTTCGAGAACCGTTCGTTTGACACAATGCTGGGCGGCTTGTACGCGAACGGCGGCAGCCCCACGCATTTCCTGCCCGCCGCCAGCGCGGAACAGCCATTCGACGGCCTGAAGGCAGGCCTCAGCAACCCGACCAGGGCAGGCGGCACCATCGCCGCAACCATACCGGCCTCCACGGCCACGCTGCCCGACCCCGATCCTCAGGAAACGTTCGCAAACGTGCGAATCCAGTTGCTCGGCAACGCCACGGGCGCGGCGCCCATGTCCGGCTTCGTACAAGACTACGAGACGACCGCGACGACAGACGCAAGCCAGGTCATGCAGTGCCACAGCCCGGATCAGTTGAAGGTGCTTTCCACGCTCGCGCGCGAATACGCTGTTTCGGACGCCTGGTTCGCGAGCGTGCCGAGCCAGACCTGGCCCAACCGCGCGTTCGCCCACGCGGGCACGTCGAACGGCCACGTCGACAACGGCTCGCCACCCGATCCGTTCGAATGGCAGGTGCGCACCATCTTCAATGTAATGAGTGACGTGGACGCGAGCTGGGCCGTGTACAGCGCCGCGCTCGTCGCGCCGTCGCTCACGCTTACGATGTTCCCAACGCTATGGGATCCGAAATATAAGGCGAACTTCCAGCGCTTCGGCAACTTCGTCTCGGCCTGCCAGAACAACACGCTGCCGCAGTATTCGTTCATCGAGCCACGCTTTCTGCTCGATCCCAACGACCAGCACCCGCCACACGATGTCTATGCGGGCGAAAGCTTTCTCTACGACATCTGGAACGCCGTGAGCACGTCGCCCGCGTGGCCCGAAACGCTGCTCGTCATCACTTACGACGAGCACGGCGGCACCTACGATCACGTACTTCCGCCCGCCAACGCCGTGGCTCCCGATGCCGCAAGCAACCCCGGAGACCAGAACTTCGCCTTCGACAGCTTTGGCGTGCGCGTGCCGGCGGTCGTGGTTTCGCCTTACATCGCGCCGGGCACCGTGTTCCGCTCGACCAACGCCACGCCCTACGACCACACGTCGATTCTCGCCACGCTGCGCGACTGGCTCGACATCGCGCCTGCCGACATGCTCGCGAGCCAACGTGTGGCTGCCGCGCCCACGTTGGCTCCGCTGCTCACGCTAGACACGCCGCGCGCGGACTTGCCAGCCATCACCGCGCCGCCTGCCTCCGGCTTCATTGCGACCAGTCTCGCTCGCCCTCTGAACGACCTGCAAAAGAGTCTCGTGAGCGGCACGGCGCGGCGCTCAGGTCTCGACCCGGCGGCCACGCTCGGCGCGATGCCCACCCGCCAGCACGCGGTGGACTTTTTCCACAACCTGCTTGCGTCCGGGCAACCTTGA
- the cynR gene encoding transcriptional regulator CynR — MLRSIRYVLTVAELKNFTRAAEVLHVSQPALSQQIRQLENDLGGALFDRSGRAISLTEFGRVYIEHARQALAHLDAGKRALHEVCDLTRGLLRLAYTPTFAEYLIGPALRGFREAHPAIVLEVSERPLEDIEGGLERDELDLGIGFTDVRSDEIEVRPLFAEHMALLVATRHPLARRRAEVTADQLAAMPLALLSPDFVVRRFADAYFRAHQLIPRVMLQANSVGTVLKLVKDGTLATLLPSAVLREHRGLVTLPVIPALPQRTVALLKRRHASSTLAANAFSDVLLGLISQERLGEA, encoded by the coding sequence ATGCTTCGCTCGATACGCTACGTGCTCACCGTGGCGGAGTTGAAGAATTTCACGCGCGCAGCCGAAGTGCTGCACGTTTCGCAGCCGGCGCTTTCACAGCAGATCCGCCAACTGGAAAACGATCTTGGCGGCGCGCTGTTCGACCGCAGCGGCCGCGCCATCAGCCTCACCGAATTCGGGCGCGTGTACATCGAACACGCGCGCCAGGCGCTCGCGCATCTCGACGCGGGCAAGCGTGCGCTGCACGAGGTGTGCGACCTCACCCGCGGCCTGCTGCGGCTCGCCTATACGCCCACGTTCGCCGAATACCTGATCGGGCCGGCGCTGCGAGGCTTTCGCGAAGCGCACCCGGCCATCGTGCTCGAAGTGAGCGAGCGGCCGCTGGAAGACATCGAGGGGGGACTCGAGCGCGACGAACTCGACCTCGGCATTGGCTTCACGGATGTGCGCTCCGATGAAATCGAAGTGCGTCCGCTGTTTGCCGAGCACATGGCGCTGCTCGTGGCTACGCGCCATCCGCTCGCGCGACGCCGCGCCGAGGTGACGGCGGACCAGCTCGCGGCGATGCCGCTTGCGCTATTGAGCCCTGACTTCGTGGTGCGACGCTTCGCCGATGCCTATTTCCGCGCGCACCAGTTGATACCGCGCGTCATGCTGCAAGCCAACTCCGTGGGCACCGTGCTCAAGCTCGTGAAGGACGGCACGCTCGCCACGCTACTGCCTTCGGCGGTGTTGCGCGAGCATCGCGGGCTTGTCACGCTGCCCGTAATTCCGGCGTTGCCGCAGCGCACCGTCGCGCTGCTCAAGCGGCGGCACGCGTCGAGCACGCTCGCCGCGAACGCGTTTTCGGACGTGCTGCTCGGGTTGATTTCGCAGGAGCGGCTGGGCGAAGCTTGA
- a CDS encoding bifunctional nitrate reductase/sulfite reductase flavoprotein subunit alpha, which produces MSRDSVKSVCPYCGVGCGMILHVEDGQVAKISGDAEHPTNFGRLCTKGSSAHVALRKSGRLERAFVRHARDEDPVPLPLAQAIADTARRLRSTLDAHGPDALSFYVSGQMSIEAQYLVNKLAKGFVHTNNIESNSRLCMASAGSGYKLSLGADGPPGSYQDFDKADVFFVIGANMADCHPILFLRMMDRVKAGAKLIVVDPRRTATADKASLFLQIAPGTDLALLNGLLHLLHKNGHTDADFIAQYTEGWDAMPAFLDDYTPEKVAEITGLAADDIRRAAQMIGEAPEWMSCWTMGLNQSTHGTWSTNAICNLHLATGKICRPGSGPFSLTGQPNAMGGREMGYMGPGLPGQRTVLSDDDRAFVEAAWGVAPDTLPVKVGGGTIDMFSRMATGEIKACWIICTNPVASVANRQTVVAGLRAAELVIAQDAFLDTETNQYADVLLPGALWAEAEGVMINSERNMSLMQQAVEPPGEALPDWQIIARVACEMGFALAFSYESAAEVFDEIVRFSNPKTGYDLRGASHAKLRETPLQWPIAPDAASDRNPLRYVNDGVSQTLKENADGSRPRIAFATPHGKGVFFARPHVAPAELPDGTFPVVFNTGRLPHQWHTMTKTGKVPMLNKLNPGPFVEIHPEDAAALGIAAKDRVEVRSRRGRMVLPAVVTERVRPGNCFAPMHWNDVYGEELCVNAVTSDAIDTISQQPELKFCAVALSRVGPQSAPHETTHTPDASSAEFHASAPQAVNPSQEHDMSRIDAFSTLLGLDDVAAPQLGDAERQYLAGFVGGLRSLKGGEPVGVPMLPAHAPFPADTRVWLDGLLAGLFSRGESLTRPTTLAVPSVPEEKPHGVRIAHTRPKVVLLWASQTGNVESLVEQYATQLMESGFEIRTACMADYPLASLEKAQYALLMTSTFGDGDAPDNGELFWSALAAENAPRLASLRFSVLAFGDRNYDAFCGHGRKLDARLEALGAARLMERVDCDSEYQSAADAWLDRIVVRIKEEDAALHAVPAGGAIPEVLPGCAATRARPAASKLLKNARLNMKGATKDTRYFSLATGEAGLDYEAGDALGVWPTNCPALVDELLGLTRLAADTPVAVSGHGEMRLGEALSKHYEIARPNPDALAFIASRTRSRGLADMLDETRKGDLRNWLWGQQLADVLHEYPIDMNAPELLGMLKRLQPRLYSISSSPKAHAGEVHLTVSAVRYNNGRRERKGVASTFLADRAQEGSVPVFVQKSTHFRPPRNGDAPMIMVGPGTGVAPFRAFLHERQARGDTGRNWLFFGEQHAATDFYYRDELEQMRKDGHLDRLDLAFSRDQTEKVYVQDRMREEGAQLWAWLQEGAHLYVCGDASRMARDVDAALREVVAAHGGMNAEAAHDYVSALGRDKRYVRDVY; this is translated from the coding sequence ATGAGCCGCGATAGCGTAAAAAGCGTTTGCCCGTACTGCGGCGTAGGCTGCGGGATGATCCTGCACGTCGAGGACGGTCAGGTCGCGAAGATCTCCGGCGACGCCGAGCATCCGACCAACTTCGGCCGCCTCTGCACGAAGGGTTCGTCGGCGCACGTGGCGCTGCGCAAGTCGGGGCGTCTCGAGCGCGCCTTCGTGCGCCACGCCCGCGACGAGGACCCGGTGCCGCTGCCGCTCGCGCAGGCGATCGCGGATACGGCGCGCCGCTTGCGCTCGACGCTCGACGCGCACGGTCCCGACGCACTGTCGTTCTACGTATCCGGGCAAATGTCGATCGAGGCGCAGTATCTCGTGAACAAGCTCGCGAAGGGCTTCGTGCACACCAACAACATCGAGTCGAACTCGCGTCTGTGCATGGCGAGCGCGGGCAGCGGGTACAAGCTTTCGCTCGGCGCGGACGGCCCGCCGGGCTCGTATCAGGACTTCGACAAGGCTGACGTGTTCTTCGTGATCGGCGCGAACATGGCGGACTGCCATCCGATCCTGTTCCTGCGCATGATGGACCGCGTGAAGGCGGGCGCGAAGCTCATTGTGGTGGACCCGCGCCGCACGGCGACCGCGGATAAGGCTTCGCTCTTTCTGCAGATCGCGCCTGGCACCGATCTCGCGCTACTCAATGGCTTGTTGCACCTGTTGCACAAGAACGGTCACACAGACGCAGACTTCATTGCACAGTACACCGAAGGATGGGACGCAATGCCCGCGTTCCTCGACGACTATACGCCGGAGAAGGTCGCTGAAATCACGGGCCTGGCCGCTGACGACATTCGCCGCGCAGCGCAGATGATAGGCGAAGCGCCCGAGTGGATGAGTTGCTGGACCATGGGCCTGAACCAGAGTACGCATGGCACATGGAGCACGAACGCGATCTGCAACCTGCATCTGGCGACGGGCAAGATTTGCCGCCCAGGCAGCGGGCCGTTCTCGCTCACGGGGCAGCCGAACGCAATGGGCGGGCGCGAGATGGGCTACATGGGGCCGGGCCTGCCCGGCCAGCGCACGGTGCTCTCCGATGACGACCGCGCATTCGTGGAAGCGGCGTGGGGCGTGGCGCCCGACACGCTGCCCGTGAAAGTGGGCGGCGGCACCATCGACATGTTCTCGCGTATGGCGACGGGTGAGATCAAAGCGTGCTGGATCATCTGCACGAACCCCGTTGCGAGCGTCGCGAACCGTCAGACGGTGGTGGCGGGCCTGAGAGCCGCCGAACTGGTGATCGCGCAGGACGCTTTTCTGGACACCGAAACGAATCAGTACGCCGACGTGCTGCTGCCCGGCGCGCTCTGGGCCGAGGCCGAGGGCGTGATGATCAACTCCGAGCGCAACATGTCGCTCATGCAGCAGGCCGTCGAACCGCCAGGCGAGGCGCTGCCGGATTGGCAGATCATCGCGCGCGTGGCCTGTGAGATGGGTTTTGCGCTGGCGTTCAGCTACGAAAGCGCCGCTGAAGTATTCGACGAAATTGTGCGGTTCTCGAACCCGAAGACGGGCTATGACCTGCGCGGCGCGAGCCACGCGAAGCTGCGCGAAACGCCGCTGCAGTGGCCCATCGCACCGGATGCCGCGAGCGATCGCAATCCGCTGCGCTATGTGAACGACGGCGTGAGCCAGACGCTCAAGGAAAACGCGGACGGCTCGCGCCCACGCATCGCTTTCGCCACGCCGCACGGCAAAGGCGTTTTCTTCGCGCGCCCTCATGTCGCGCCCGCCGAACTGCCGGATGGCACGTTCCCGGTCGTTTTCAACACGGGTCGGTTGCCGCATCAGTGGCACACCATGACGAAGACCGGCAAGGTGCCGATGCTCAACAAGCTCAACCCGGGCCCCTTCGTCGAGATTCATCCCGAAGACGCCGCCGCGCTCGGCATCGCCGCGAAGGATCGAGTGGAAGTGCGCTCGCGCCGCGGGCGGATGGTGCTGCCTGCCGTCGTGACCGAGCGCGTGCGGCCCGGCAACTGCTTCGCGCCCATGCACTGGAACGACGTGTATGGCGAGGAACTTTGCGTGAACGCCGTGACGAGTGATGCAATCGACACGATTTCTCAGCAGCCCGAATTGAAGTTCTGCGCGGTAGCGCTTTCGCGAGTCGGTCCGCAATCCGCGCCGCACGAGACCACACACACGCCGGATGCGTCCTCTGCCGAGTTTCACGCGAGCGCGCCGCAAGCCGTCAACCCGTCTCAGGAACACGACATGTCCCGTATCGATGCCTTTTCGACGCTACTCGGTCTCGACGACGTCGCCGCGCCGCAACTGGGCGATGCAGAGCGCCAGTACCTCGCGGGTTTTGTCGGCGGCCTGCGCTCATTGAAAGGTGGCGAGCCCGTTGGCGTGCCCATGCTGCCAGCGCACGCTCCCTTTCCCGCGGACACGCGCGTATGGCTGGACGGCTTGCTGGCGGGCCTGTTCAGCCGCGGTGAATCCCTTACGCGTCCGACTACGCTTGCCGTGCCGAGCGTACCTGAAGAGAAGCCGCATGGCGTGCGCATCGCGCACACGCGCCCAAAGGTCGTGCTGCTGTGGGCCTCGCAAACGGGCAACGTCGAATCGCTCGTCGAGCAGTACGCCACGCAGCTAATGGAATCGGGCTTCGAGATCCGTACAGCCTGCATGGCGGATTACCCGCTCGCGAGCCTCGAAAAGGCGCAATACGCACTCCTGATGACGAGCACCTTCGGCGACGGCGACGCGCCCGACAATGGCGAGCTGTTCTGGAGCGCGCTCGCGGCGGAAAACGCACCGCGTCTCGCATCGCTGCGTTTCTCGGTCCTCGCTTTCGGCGACCGCAACTACGACGCGTTCTGCGGTCACGGCCGCAAGCTCGATGCGCGCCTCGAAGCGCTGGGCGCCGCGCGCCTCATGGAGCGCGTCGATTGCGACAGCGAGTACCAGAGCGCAGCCGACGCATGGCTCGATCGAATCGTCGTCCGTATCAAAGAAGAGGACGCGGCGCTGCACGCGGTGCCCGCCGGTGGTGCGATTCCGGAGGTGCTGCCCGGCTGTGCGGCGACCAGGGCGCGCCCGGCCGCCTCGAAGCTCCTGAAGAACGCGCGACTGAACATGAAGGGCGCGACGAAGGACACGCGCTACTTCTCGCTTGCAACGGGCGAGGCGGGCCTCGACTACGAAGCGGGCGATGCGCTCGGCGTGTGGCCGACCAACTGCCCCGCGCTTGTGGACGAATTGCTGGGCCTCACGCGCCTCGCCGCCGACACGCCGGTTGCCGTGAGCGGCCACGGCGAGATGCGCCTTGGCGAGGCGCTCAGCAAGCACTACGAAATCGCGCGCCCGAACCCCGATGCGCTCGCGTTCATTGCGTCCCGCACGCGCTCGCGTGGCCTTGCCGATATGCTCGACGAGACGCGCAAGGGCGATCTGCGCAACTGGCTCTGGGGCCAGCAGCTTGCCGACGTGCTGCACGAATACCCCATCGACATGAACGCGCCCGAACTGCTCGGCATGCTCAAGCGCTTGCAGCCGCGGCTCTATTCGATTTCGTCGAGCCCGAAGGCACACGCGGGCGAGGTGCATCTGACCGTTTCGGCCGTGCGCTACAACAACGGCCGCCGCGAGCGCAAAGGCGTGGCATCGACTTTCCTCGCCGACCGCGCACAGGAGGGCAGCGTGCCCGTGTTCGTCCAGAAAAGCACGCATTTCCGGCCGCCGCGCAACGGCGACGCGCCGATGATCATGGTCGGTCCTGGCACCGGCGTCGCCCCGTTCCGCGCCTTTCTGCACGAGCGGCAGGCACGTGGCGATACGGGCCGCAACTGGCTCTTCTTCGGCGAGCAGCACGCGGCCACCGACTTTTACTATCGCGACGAACTGGAGCAGATGCGCAAGGACGGCCATCTCGACCGGCTCGATCTCGCGTTTTCACGTGACCAGACCGAGAAGGTCTACGTGCAGGACCGTATGCGCGAGGAGGGCGCGCAGCTCTGGGCGTGGCTGCAGGAAGGGGCGCACCTCTACGTGTGCGGCGATGCGAGCCGCATGGCGAGGGACGTGGATGCGGCGCTCAGGGAGGTGGTGGCGGCCCATGGTGGCATGAATGCCGAGGCCGCCCACGACTACGTCAGTGCGCTCGGACGGGACAAACGCTACGTGCGCGACGTCTATTGA
- the nirD gene encoding nitrite reductase small subunit NirD produces the protein MSNEHSQGNWVPVCTLNDIVPNTGVCALVKGEQVAVFHVDDGDARVYAIGNYDPNSQAAVLSRGLVGSFGERVVVASPIYKHHFDLSTGECIEAPQHSVNAFPTRVENGQVWVAA, from the coding sequence ATGAGCAACGAACATAGTCAAGGCAACTGGGTTCCGGTCTGCACGCTCAACGATATCGTGCCGAACACCGGCGTGTGCGCGCTCGTGAAGGGCGAGCAGGTCGCCGTGTTCCATGTCGACGACGGCGACGCGCGCGTGTACGCCATCGGCAACTACGACCCCAACTCGCAGGCAGCGGTGCTTTCGCGCGGGCTCGTGGGCAGCTTTGGTGAGCGTGTCGTGGTGGCCTCGCCCATCTATAAGCATCACTTCGATCTCTCCACCGGCGAATGCATCGAAGCGCCGCAGCATTCGGTCAACGCGTTTCCCACGCGAGTCGAAAACGGTCAGGTCTGGGTTGCCGCCTGA